ctactactactactactactactactactactactactactactactactactactactactactactgccgctactactattaattaagggggtttagagatactagaggaggtcgccgagccggttttgtttgtttgtttgtttgttccatttacgtcctgtataagtctatgactatgtaggacggctgtctcgcgacagcagtctatctatgtacaatcgttgttctctcgtatctcttgaccttagggaaagacccgtacctaggatagtagcaagctagtatcgaaggactttaaagaaagacaaataaggaaaagtaaaaggagtgtaggctagacggtctcgtcttcgcctcttgctaggtgccaggacctagaagcaatctttgtatccgagagaaaggtagtaaggtgtttccggagttccttatcttctactatttctagcagagattgtgcttgtcgtagcggtagtggcctaaatacatcgtagatagggcagctacatacgaggtgttctgctgtttctcgtcgtccgcaagggcagtctggcgtcgttgcgtgtccaaagcgatagagataggactttaggtatccgtgtcctaataggatagtatagaaggcactagttaaagcacgtcttcctcctattctatgttttcctggcgagctccatagaaatcgactaaggtagctatttgtattcctaggtaccttattgatctcccgttgtcttgctatttcgtatcgggttttccagacgctaaagagatcgtcttttgcgtagttagccctctcgtgttctacgaaatgcttgtattgtcggagtcgataatagagtagttgtatctgtgttctctgtcgtttttgcggaagtatctctctcgagtcctcgtgttggacttctcgcgtgtccgaaggcgcgctttggatagcgagtcttacggggtagttttcgggtagctttgctgcgcgtagagagtataaaattgactgtctctctaggcgtagatccggggggaagagatttgactctacttcggacgggacgtttggggcggtacggaaaacgcctaggatcttcctacaagctttactttgtagagatactagaggttttatgctctttttcgaccgctaccaaaccggggccccgtagtctgctattgtagtaacgcaggctaggtagatctttcttaacgatatagaagacagaccgcgttcggtatttgctagtctttctaatcgatagaatgccgcttgtgcttgagccgatcttattacaatgtgctccttaaaggtaagaccggcgtctagccaaatcccaagccaccttatcgctttctttgccgggcgaacaatatcgccgtttagaagaattaccgggcaatcggaccctttcccttttgagaagtatactaggtctgtctttgctaggtcgaaagcaatcgagttcttctttcctaggtctattagccttcttgccttacgttctagtaccttagagttcttcttaagggacgtagacgaggtagatagtctaatatcgtcgacgtaggaactaggagtaactccttatagcgagaagaatatgtcgcgcgtatagattagaaagaggataggagacatcgggctgccttacagaacgccgatctctacgtcctagaattcctatatctgtccgtcAAATACTATTTAtaggcgtctattacttataaacaactaaacctaatgtataaggctatacggaagccttaactagattattattcttaatagtcggttctttgtaacatagtcgtatgctcctcttacgtcgaggaagataaccgaagtcttctttttctttcttcgattctcttcgatttcgttcgttaagagaagtactatattaatagccgatttcttctttcgccctcctaactacgagtcgtatagaaggggcttcgtctctacgataatccctaggcgttttaCAAGTATTCTCTtgctaatcttactaagacagtttaggagagagataactcggtaggccttagggaccgaatagtctagttttcccggctttgctagaactacgcctatcgcaactttccagcatcgggggtagtgtccttcgtcgagtagcctactatatatacgtagaaaggtaataggaatagcgctgtacgctttactaataatagcttacgtaataccgtctaggcccggcgtttttccttttactatcttcgtactacaggcggtagcgagttcctcttcggttagcgtagtctagccctaatccccggctatatacgcttcctaacggctaggtagaggttccttagcaggagggcgcggaaataaggcttcggagaaggccttacatttcccctcgaaagaatcttcgttatttATTATAGgtatctatcttcggctgctattcctagtacagcccgatgtctcctatcctctttcttatctatacgcgcgacatattcttctcgctacaaggagttactcctagttcctacgtcgacgacattagactatctacctcgtctacgtcccttaagaagaactctaaggtactagaacgtgaggcaagaaggctaatagacctaggaaagaagaactcgattgctttcgacctagcaaagacagacctagtacacttctcgaaagggaaagggtccgattgcccggtaattcttccaaacggcgatattgttcgcccggcaaagaaagcgataaggtagcttgggatttggctagacgccggtcttacctttaaggagcacattgcaataagatcggcttaagcacaagcggcattctatcgattagaaagactagcaaataccgaacgcggtctgtcttctatatcgttaagaaagatctacctagcctgcgttactacaatagcagactacggggccccagtttggtggcggtcgaaaaagagcataaaacctctagtatctctacaaagtaaagcttgtaggaagatcctaggcgttttccgtaccgccccaaacgtcccgtccgaagtagagtcaaatctcttccccccggatctacgcctagagagacagtcaattttatactctctacgcgcagcaaagctacccgaaaaccaccccgtaagactcgctatctaaagcgcgccttcggatacgcgagaagtctaacacgaggactcgagagagatacttccgcaaaaacgacagagaacacagatacaactactctgttatcgactccgacaatacaagcatttcgtagaacacgagagggctaactacgcaaaagacgatctctttagcgtctggaaaacccgatacgaaatagcaagacaacgggagattaataaggtacctaggaatacaaatagctaccttagtcgatttctatggagctcgccaggaaaacatagaataggaggaagacgcgctttaactagtgccttctatactatcctattaggacacggatacctaaagtcctatctctgtcgctttggacacgcaacgacgccagactgcccttgcggacgacgagaaacagcagaacacctcgtatgtagctgccctatctacgatgtatttaggccactaccgctacgacaagcacaatctctgctagaaatagtagaagacaaggaactccggaaacaccttactacctttctctcggatacaaagattgcttctaggtcctggcacctagcaagaggcgaagacgagaccgtctagcctacactccttttacttttccttatttgtctttctttaaagtccttcgatactagctggctactatcctaggcacgggtctttccctaaggtcaagagatacgagagaacaacgattgtacatagatagactgctgtcgcgagacagccgtcctacatagtcatagactcctacaggacgtaaatggaacaaacaaacaaacaaaacaacaaacaacaaagatagatttcgagtcttctttttcgaggaaagcgttccagtggttcttcttagctgttttaatagcttggaagtactcgtttctcgcttccgtatacgcctctttttcgccgagccggtcgtttagtagtagaagataaagaagaagaagaagaaggttaacgagccggtagctattagtactagacggagcgagcggactattaagcttaccgagaagggtagggctaactagaaggactaatatatacgaatctaataaatatacgctaccgacgactcgctcgttgCGTACTCGCGGACTAAACGGACTGGCTCGTAGCTAGAAGGAGCAATAAACGTATATCTTAtatcttaatagcttaatatcttaattctcttccttaaaaacgGCTCGCGGCGTACTCGTAGGCCAAAACGGCTAGCTCGTAAGCGtaaaaacgagggatttaaggAGATATATAGTAACTAACGCATTTATTTAGGTATTAACATATAGGCTCGTAAGGCTTgcggagagctcgtaggctaaatcgatctatctattaatctattacgcCTAGTCTACCGAACTTCTCGTTAATAGTACGCTAATACTATAACACCGActacttaatcttagtaatagtagccttTAACTTGCTCCGTACGTTATTAACCtcgtctataatctccttaattagctcctcctttagctaacCTTTTATGCCCTTTAAACCGCTAATCTTATACTTTAAACCGCTAATCTTACGCTTTAAATCCGATACCTCCGACTCTAACGTAGCGATCTTATCCTACGCCTTATTTATCTTACCTCGCatactactaactacctcctttaatatagacttcttttctaccggctcctccttaatctttACCTACTCTCTAGTAAAACACGGAGGCttacccttatagtagtagtaggcgtAGGTAGCGGAAGTCTTAGAAGTCTTATAGACGAGCTTACGAGTCGAGTACTAGTAGCACTCGGTAACCGCCGGAATGCCTATTATTTAatattagcctacgagccttactacgTACCTTACGAGCTAtattaccttcgtccgtctctataactctacgtACATAATCGTATCTTATAAGtatctaacgtccgctcttctttACATTGCGGTCTACGCTCTATGCTCTAAGGATAGTAtcgttctattagaggtcggagatgtacTAGAAGTCTCTagaggtagccgtagtaggctTAGTATAGACGAGGAGGTCGGTAGGTAGCTAAGGAGTAGGAGCGATAGCTAAAGTAGATACGGTCGCTAGCTTAGAGTCGCTACcgtcgtcggagagagaggagagtAAGGAGTcttcgagagagagagtccgcGTAGGCGGTCGgggtcgcgagccttactaagttcCGTATTAAGTGCCGTAAAACTAGCTATTATACGCGCGAGGGTGCGATATTGCGAGCTATATATATTGTGTAACGAGCGAGCTACGAGCGCGCGcggtagagtagtagaagtagtagtattaataagaggtttaagagtcgaagaaaataaTACTTATCTAAGTAAACGGCGTATTAGCGCGCACTTATATATAATTGTTAATAATTAGAGTAACTAGCGCAGCTATATAGCGACAATACGAGCGATTGGCGAcaatggcggcggtggtagTGGTAGTGGTTGTTATTGTAAGAAATGAGAATTGAGGTAGTGACCTAAATGTCACTATGGGCCGCGATCTGAGCGGTGCCGCCATTTACCCGCGCCACTCGAGCTGAAGCCGAAACAGAACATAAATACCGCCTGACCGGCTCCTCCTGTTCCACTTCTTGTTCAACACAAAAGATCCAGAAACACAACATCACTACCACAAGTCCCGAAAGATGAAATTCACCACCTTTCTCGCGGTCGCCTTGATGGGCCTTGTCTCTACCGCGCTCGCTGTATGCTCTTGTCGTTCATCATCGCGCGATGACACACACTAACGCCTGCTCGAAGGGCTGTCAACACGACTGGGACTGCCACGGAAGTTGCGGCAGCGCTGGCCAGCAAGCCTGGTGAGCTCTTCCCTCGTCTGACTTCCCTTAAGAATGTCGAGCGTGTGCTAATGCGACACACTGACAGCTTCCGCGGCGTATGCAAATGCCCACGGCCTCCTCAGTAATGCCCGCTCCTCTCGAGCCTGGCTACACTGCGCCTTTGCGGGAACAAGATGAAATTCAGTGTTGTTTGgtgggagatggagatggagatgggaTGGTCCGAGGCAGACAGAGTCCTGAATGTATTGAGTGAATCCTCATATACTGCGACAATCAACTTAAATGCTTGCAAACAGTTGACGATAGGTCAGAGGCACCCATTTCTTCGTAGCGGATGTTGATGCGAGGTTCCAAAGTCAAACATCGTCACCAATATAGGACCGTGTCATTCGAACTCCTCAAAGGTCGGATGTCGCCTCGAGCCTGATGCTGAGCCGTGGACTGGTCGACAGTCTCGTCATGGTTTTGCAGGGTTCGTCCTGGCTGGAGACAGTGCCGCGCCCGATGCACTCCTCTCGCGAGGGGTCCTGGACCGTCAGATCAATGTTGTCATCAGATGAACCTGTCCTGATCGAGGAGGTTGATCCTCATCGTTTGACTGCTTGCATCCATCATTGATCGCCCTCTTCTCAATACCTACCGCGAATGTGGAAACATCGTGGAGATGTCATCTGTTTTCTTGTCTCGATGCCTCATAGCATTGCCTGAAAAGACGTCACCTTCCAGGATGAGACCGGATGATGCTCACCGTCAGCTTCCGGCCACTCCCTGCACTGTATCCAAGCAGCGACACCGAGGGCGCAAGTTTCTCCTCCACTTCAAGGGACCATTCGTCGTTCCCGAGAGTAAGAGTGTTTGACTTGAGCATCGACAGCCAACCGTGCGGACTCTGGACCCAAAGCAAGTGGTCGAGCGCGCTCCCGAAGGACGAGACCGATGGCGCCGGGAGTCCGGAATGATGCAAAATCCGCGTCAAACATCATCGATCCCATGCGCGTAAGCACTACTTGCCCAATGCAGTAGTCCGCGGGATGTGGAGTTCTCCACACATCCGGCGGGAGGGATCTCGTGGGGTGAGCGGAGCGATACAAAGATGACTTGCTCGCTGGAGAGTTTCCTATTCCTCCCCCTTTTCATTCGTCGTCGAACTCCAACACACAACACTCGACTTTTCGACAAACATCGTCTCATTTCGGCATCACCACTTCCCGAACTCTGTCGCAAGAGAGCAATTGGCGACATCCTCACTTCCAAACAGCACCACAAGTGTCAAGACCCAAGCACGACAATCATGAACATCCAAGCCCTGATCGCCGTCATCTTCGTCGGTCTCCTCGCGCCCATGGCCACGGTATATCCTTCTTTCCATCCTTCACGACTTTTCCTTCTTATCGCTGACGACTCGGCTTTCAATAGGCATGCAGGACACCGTCTGAATGCTCTTGCTCCCACCACGGCGGTGATCCCATCTGGTGTGTGCCCATGCTCTTCCACTCCCTCGCTTGCTCACCATGACCTGAATGTTGGATGTACTGACTGTCCGTGCGTTTTGCAGCGTCAACAGACAGTGCCAATGCACGGGTCATATAGGCCGGTAAAAATCTTCCCGATCTCGCTGCCGGGATGGTTGGGACTTTGCTGCGGGTGCGGacgggaggagaggaggcaGCTTCAAGAGTGTCATGGCGGAGAATCCAGCTCGGACATTTTTCGCGTCTTGTGAATGGGAGGGAAGTGGTGTACGCGAGTCGGGAGACGCATTCTGGACTTCGCGTGGTGCCGGAGAAATTCAGAGAAAGCCACGTAGCGATGTAGATCATTTCTGCTCAATGATGTCTGCATTTCAATCCATCTCTCATTGTCGTCACGCCCGTGCGATGCTCCTTTTGCTTCCACGGGTCGCTTGACGTCGTGAATTCATCGGACGGGCAGGATTACTTCCAATGGCTGCCCGCAAACTTCATTCGCCGTATACCTCAAACTCTGCATCCGAAATCCGCACCATCTGAACCTCTCCACCAGTCACCCCGCGACATTCAGATACGCCTGGCTTCGCTCCTTGGACATGGCCAGCGCTTGGTACGCTGTCGTCAGCGGGAACATCTTCGAGCCTGGGCCGTAGAGCCGGAACTCATCACGCAGCAGAGAAGGGACGCTTTTCAGGACCTGAATACAGAGAGCGATTGAAGCTTCTGTGGGAAGGTTGGAGATGCTGTTAGCTCCGCTGGATCGGATTGTGGTCCAGGAGAAGATGTATATTGATGCGAAGGTCTTGGACCTCGAGAAGGCAGACGAGCTTGAAGACCCAGGGATGAAGCAAGGTGTTTGCGACGGAGACGTCCAGAAGCCATAGATATGCGCCGTCGCAGGCGTCCGGTCCATCGTCTGTGACTAAACAGTCCGAGAAGTCCGAGAAGCAGTCTGCCCGCGAGCTCTGGAATCATTGGTGGGGCATGCGGTGACTGTCGGCCAGCCGTCCGATCGTGCTTTTGACGGCGTTCGCATCGGCCAGCGCGAGGCCGTGTCGCGCATCGTCGAGTTCAGCCAGGATTGACGGGATCCCGCCGGCCAAATTGAGGAGACGCTGCATTGAAGATGCTCGTTCGTTCGGAGAATGGCTTGGTCTTCCGGTCATCATGCGCGAGGAATGTCGGCTTTCGTGATGCGAAAGCTTGCAAAACTAATATTGATTGGTCATCAAATATGAAGCAGTCAGCCATTGCGCAGCTCGTGTATCAAAAGCGGTCGTAAACAAACGAACACCTTGTGTCGAGGGTTCGAAGCATAAGACTCCGGAGACGAGAGCTGGACCAGTCTGATGAGGCCATCGGAATGATGCAACCAGTCGATACCCTCGTGCGGCATGACCGCCTGGGAGTCGGTCAGCAGCAAGGCATGTCCGATGGCAAGAAATTGACaacagtgagcttgttggtCTGGCACGCTATTGGCAGAAATGGCATTGGCAGTGCCAATGCCAATTGGCATTAAACAACAATATTGTTAGCTGGCATGGCATAGAGGTCCGGAGCCAGACTAATGCCAGAAGGTGCCAGACAATGCCAGACAAAACCGGATATCGGCTGCGTATTCTGTCTTTCGACTGCATAAAACCTGGAAACGGACTAGAATGTAGGCGCATATCGCTAGCGGCTGCTTGTTGGCAGTATCTAGCATGCCAGACAGTGCCATTGGCATGCTACTCTGTGCTATTGGCATGGCATGAAATCGAGCCCCAAACCAAGCCAAGCCAAaccaacaagctcactgatTGACAATGCGGGAACCAGTCATTGTCCTGCAAGCCAGCATCCACGAGTCCTGATACCCACCACAACTACCGTGTTCACATATTTCACCAACATGCCTCAATCCTTCCGCCAAACAACGGGAGCTCGACCTTCCACCGCCACACCCTCCGACTCCGTCCTGATCATCATCGGCGCCTGGAACGAGTACACGGAAGGTGCATTGAATGGCACCGATGCTGCCAACCCACACAAAGCAACGGCGTCCTTGCTCAACAGATACCGCGAGGCCAACGGCCAGATCGTGCACGTTGACCACCAAATTCCCAATAGAGCTCCGGTCTCCACGCCCGGCCCTCGTCTGGCggaggcactcgaagctTTGGCTGCCTAAGGGTAGCGAGAAGGTGGTTAAGTAGAAGCATCCTTATTTGCTTGCAAATACCAATTCGCCTGAGGATTTGAAGTCGATTGATGCGAAGACGGTCGTGCTGGTGGGATACAGGCCGATCAGATCGTGCTGCTGGACAACGCTTCTGACACGGAAGTCAGGCCCCGCATGCGTGTCCACCACCGCTCGTGACGCTGTCCGCTTTAGGCATGACACCATCATTGTGGTGAAGGACTGCGTTGGCGATCGAGCCATCCCAAAAGCCAGCAGAGCGGAGGTTAGTCAGGTTACCAAGATGGCAATGCATAACTTGATTTGCTTTGCGACCATCGTGCAGAGCTCGGAGATCAACCAGCATGTGTAGCTTGTGAAAATAGTTAGCTGCAGCACGGACACCTACCTTGTCGCGAGATGCATAGCCTTCTCAGCATGCCACTCGCAACGGAAGCCTCGTCGAGAAATTCGATCTGGTCCCAGCGCCAGGCTCACTCGCCAATAATGTCCCGCAGCATGAAGACCGTCCACGTGTTGAACGGAAGGTCGAAACCATAAGATTTTTTTGCGACATTGCCGTGGTGTTGTGTTCGAAATCGACCACGTTTTCTCGGAGAGATCTCCGGAACTCTCGACAGTGGGAACGGCTGTTTCATCGTCGCCTGAACCAGGTCTGCCTCATCTGCGAGAGTGAGAACTCCTACAATAACTCTGTCGATTGCCATCCGGTCTTGTCTTGTGCCGTTCGCCGGCTCAACGTCCGCGAACTGAAGGTCTTCCTGGGCTTGAACTCCGTCCCGAATCATGGTGATTCAGAGGTGATCGTTCGTCTTGCGGATGTTCTCTGCTTATCGCCTCCCGGGCAGATGGGGGCACATGGAGATTGGTTGTAGTAGAAGATGTATCAGAGTGGAAGgaaaggagatgaagaaggatTTACTTCGCTTACACCATGGCGCTAGTGTTTAGCGTTGCACTCTCGGATAAAGTCCGGCGCACGTGTTCGTGGGGTGCAGATCTGGCGCATGCACTACGAGCGTGTCAATGCACGCGTGAAGACGGACTCTGATACATTTTTGTTTAATCAATATTTGTTTCAGACTCCCATCAAAGTCCCATGATCATGCCGGCAGTTCATCGTGCATGAAACAAAGGGTTCATTGTCGTCTGATTGCATGTGGGTGGCGAGCTGCCTCAGGTGGACAGGTGACGCGGCCCGTTCGGAACAGCGAGATCCATCGAATGGATGGAATAAGGTGTCGCGCTAATTATAGCCAAGCGCCCGTTCGTAATTAGCCAAGACCAAAGAACATCCGTCAACATCGATcggacatcctcctcctctccacgaCGACAACAATAACATCACACAATATCACCCTCGCTGTCCTCCACACCGCCATGACCCGCTCCGctctcatcgccgccgccattGCCGGCGCGTGGACCATCACACCGACGCTCGCCGTCCCGCCCGAGGACTTTGGCTTCCCTTCCGCACCGAACGACACGATCCTCGACGTCTCCTTCCGCCAAACACTCAGCGGATACGAAGACGTCGTGCCAGGAAGCCGCTACGGTATCGCCATCGCCGAGAATGAGCCCAATCTCAGTCTCAACACCACCGCCTACCCTCGACTGGACTCGTACCAAGGCGAATACATCGTCATCATGGTCGATCCGGATGCCTCATACCCGGAGAATCCCTCCAACCGCTTCATTCTGCACTGGCTGCGACAAAATCTCAGCTCAGCAGAGAACGCCAATCCTCCACCAGCTGGTCTGCAAATTGTCACCGACACGGCGAAGTTACTAAACAGCTTCACACCCGCAATAGTCCAATATCGCCGTCCTTCGCCACCgaccaactcctccgctCATCGCTACATCTTGTACGCATTCGAGCAGCCACAGCACTTCCGCCTGCCAGAGCAGTGGTCCGGCTTGAGCGGCAGCAACCGCACGGGATTCAACCTGACGTCGTTCATCAGCGACACAAACCTGGGAATGCCATGCGCGGCAAACTACTTCTACACTTCCAACCAGACTGTTGTACCTGATGACTTTGTCTCTACCAATGGCTCTTCCTACCCAGGTGGTGATGGCACGGCGATCACTTCCGGCGATCCACATGGTCCTGGCTCCTCTGCTCCAAACAACACCCACAGCGCCAACTCGACCATGCCGACTCGCATGCCGAATGCGACAACAAGTGGTGGTGCTGGACCATCGCCGACCTCATCTCCGACGACATCTGCGGAaccttcctcgacctcggcCTCCACTGGTGGAACAGCCATGTTGACCGGCGCCGGAAGTCTTGTCGCCGCAGGCCTCGTCGGACTCGCCGCTTTGCTTTGAAGAATTTGAGACTTGTACAGCACATGTGGGAATTGAATGATCCACTGCGAAATTTGAAGTCGCACGGGATCTGGGTTGGATTGATGATAATGTTTTTGGGCCCTTTTTTTTCTTTCTTATTCTACGGCACTGCTCGCAGGAAAGATACCAGACAgagtgagagagagagagagagcatTTTCGTAACAATGTATTCATATTGATCTACCGTCAGCCAGGAACCATCTTTGCTGTTCGAATTCGTGCCTGGTTCCGTCGGCTTTTGGTCTTCTTTCGGATTTGACTCCGGGTCTTACATCTGCTCCGGGATCTTTGAGCAAGCCACGATTTCAGTCCAAGCGAGACAACTATCCACGATGCGACCATTTGGACTGGGTATGACGACGACTGATCAAATCCTACAGGTTCTGGACGATTTGGCGTGCATCAAACTGAGTCGGCGCCGGATCCTCCTCTCAGCTCCGACGATGAATACGCACTCTCAAGCCACAATCCCACCAGGGCCACCACAAGCGAGACAATTCTACCACACTTTCCGGTCTTTCCCCGCCGAACAAAGCCAGATCGAGACTGGATAGTCCAGGTTGGTATCCCTTGCTTCACGAGTCTGACATGCATGGAGTAAGATTGGATTCGCAATGATCGCACAGACAGGTACAAGTATGCGGGCGATGCGGCTCCGATTTGACTCTCGATTCGTTTTTACTTTGCGTTCCCCGGAACACGACATCTCCTGATCCGTTGTACCTGTTGTACATCTCGCAAGCACAGCCACAGATATGAAGACCTCACTTCGGGCCAACGTCGGGATTCTCTCA
This genomic stretch from Zymoseptoria tritici IPO323 chromosome 10, whole genome shotgun sequence harbors:
- a CDS encoding uncharacterized protein (hypothetical protein, unknown function, predicted extracellular (kNN), might be distantly related to carboxypeptidase Y inhibitor from Saccharomyces cerevisiae), which codes for MTRSALIAAAIAGAWTITPTLAVPPEDFGFPSAPNDTILDVSFRQTLSGYEDVVPGSRYGIAIAENEPNLSLNTTAYPRLDSYQGEYIVIMVDPDASYPENPSNRFILHWLRQNLSSAENANPPPAGLQIVTDTAKLLNSFTPAIVQYRRPSPPTNSSAHRYILYAFEQPQHFRLPEQWSGLSGSNRTGFNLTSFISDTNLGMPCAANYFYTSNQTVVPDDFVSTNGSSYPGGDGTAITSGDPHGPGSSAPNNTHSANSTMPTRMPNATTSGGAGPSPTSSPTTSAEPSSTSASTGGTAMLTGAGSLVAAGLVGLAALL